In Candidatus Methylomirabilota bacterium, the genomic stretch CCGGAAATACCGGATATTCGGCGTCGTCAGGACCAACTGACCGTCGTCCTTCAGGACGCGGTGAAGCTCACGCAGCAATGACAAAGGATCAAAGACATGTTCAATCACTTCGAGGCAGGTAACGCACTCAAACGAACGATCTTGATAGGGAAGCAGGCCGCGATTGAGATCGGCGCAGACGCTCAAGACTCCCCGCTGCCTGGCTTCCCGAAGGGCCGTTTCCGAAAGGTCGCACCCGTGCACCGCTTGAAACTTAGCTCCAACAAGGTCCAGCAGTGTGCCGACCCCGCAGCCGACGTCGAGGAGCCTCTTCCCCTCGCCCAACACCGACCCGACGGACTCGAAAATCTCGTTTGGGGAGCCGCTGCCCTCTGCTGCTCCCCCGGCATCGGCCCGGCGAGCCGCCCAATACCGTTCATATGTCCGCCTGAGCTCTATCATCCATCTTGCCAAAGCCATTCCGGCCCACGGTCCGTTCGCCCCAAAGTATAGTCCTTCACTGCAGCCAAATAGGCACGGGCCTTCTTGAATCGCTCCTGATCCGAGGACTTCACGACTAGCCAAGCGATGTCGCGTAGCAAGCCCTCCAGCAGAGTCGGGAAGGCGCGTGGTGCGT encodes the following:
- a CDS encoding class I SAM-dependent methyltransferase is translated as MIELRRTYERYWAARRADAGGAAEGSGSPNEIFESVGSVLGEGKRLLDVGCGVGTLLDLVGAKFQAVHGCDLSETALREARQRGVLSVCADLNRGLLPYQDRSFECVTCLEVIEHVFDPLSLLRELHRVLKDDGQLVLTTPNIRYFRNVLTLVWHGRFPHTTMDTFVWGGGHLHYFTRTDLKL